The Synergistota bacterium genome includes a region encoding these proteins:
- a CDS encoding ABC transporter ATP-binding protein translates to MLKVESLHVYYGSIYALKGVSLEVKKGEIVTLIGANGAGKTTTLRAISGLVRSADGKIVYEGKDITYLDASDIVALGISHCPEGRQLFGGLTVRENLILGAYLRKDKKEIEEDMERVFELFPILKERINQKAGTLSGGEQEMLAIARALMSKPRLLLLDEPSLGLAPLVVEKIFETITEVRSSGTTVLLVEQNANMALEIADRGYVLETGKIVLSGSAKSLRENEEVKRAYLGG, encoded by the coding sequence TTGCTTAAGGTGGAGAGCTTGCACGTTTACTACGGTTCAATATATGCTCTTAAGGGTGTATCTCTCGAGGTTAAAAAGGGAGAAATAGTTACCTTAATAGGGGCTAATGGAGCAGGGAAGACTACTACGCTAAGGGCTATATCGGGATTGGTTCGCTCTGCGGATGGCAAGATCGTATATGAGGGTAAGGATATAACTTATCTTGATGCGAGCGATATAGTGGCTCTTGGGATATCCCACTGTCCGGAGGGAAGACAGCTCTTTGGGGGACTCACGGTGAGAGAAAATCTCATATTAGGAGCATATCTTAGAAAAGATAAGAAAGAGATAGAGGAGGATATGGAGAGGGTTTTTGAGCTCTTTCCTATCCTAAAGGAGAGAATAAACCAGAAGGCGGGAACCCTATCTGGTGGGGAACAAGAGATGCTTGCTATAGCTCGCGCCCTGATGAGCAAACCAAGGCTTTTACTGCTTGATGAGCCTTCCTTAGGACTGGCTCCTCTCGTGGTTGAAAAGATATTTGAAACGATAACCGAGGTTAGATCTTCTGGAACCACGGTTCTGCTTGTTGAGCAGAATGCTAATATGGCTCTTGAAATAGCAGATAGGGGGTATGTCCTTGAAACCGGTAAAATAGTTCTTTCAGGGAGTGCCAAGTCCCTGAGAGAAAATGAAGAGGTAAAAAGAGCTTACCTTGGGGGGTAG
- a CDS encoding branched-chain amino acid ABC transporter permease, with the protein MFSEGYLLQQLLNGLTLGSMYALVAIGFSLIFGILSLINFAHGDVLMLGAFAAYFVVHWFGVSFWALIILILFFGAVLGLLIERVAFRPIRKAPPITGFITSLAVATFIENAGILIVTAQPRNFPVPDFLNRLFTMGTVSCRGIDMVIIFLSLLLMGILTLFVKKTKIGMAMRATSENLDAARLMGIKVNRVIALAFAIGSALAAIAGMMWGSKYGQIDPLMGFVPGLKAFVAAVIGGIESMPGAMLGGYFLGFSEVLFVGLLPPQMGSYRDAFVFSLLILILLLKPSGILGRREEAIK; encoded by the coding sequence ATGTTTTCGGAGGGATATCTCTTACAACAGCTTCTTAACGGTCTTACCTTAGGAAGTATGTATGCTCTGGTTGCAATAGGCTTCTCTCTGATATTTGGCATATTGAGCTTGATTAACTTTGCGCATGGTGATGTTTTAATGCTGGGTGCCTTTGCCGCTTACTTTGTGGTCCATTGGTTTGGAGTATCATTTTGGGCTTTAATTATATTAATCCTTTTCTTTGGAGCCGTGCTTGGGCTTTTGATAGAGAGGGTTGCATTCAGGCCTATAAGGAAAGCTCCTCCCATTACTGGCTTTATAACTTCCCTTGCTGTGGCGACCTTTATAGAGAACGCTGGAATACTTATAGTTACCGCTCAGCCGAGGAATTTTCCCGTTCCTGATTTCTTAAACAGGCTTTTTACAATGGGAACCGTTTCTTGCAGAGGAATAGATATGGTTATAATATTTCTTTCCCTCTTGCTTATGGGAATACTTACCCTCTTTGTTAAGAAAACCAAAATTGGCATGGCTATGAGAGCTACGTCTGAGAACTTAGATGCGGCAAGGCTTATGGGTATAAAAGTCAACAGGGTTATAGCTCTTGCCTTCGCTATAGGATCAGCTTTGGCTGCTATAGCTGGAATGATGTGGGGAAGCAAATATGGTCAGATAGATCCTTTAATGGGCTTCGTCCCGGGTCTGAAAGCTTTTGTCGCTGCGGTTATCGGAGGTATAGAGAGCATGCCCGGAGCGATGCTCGGCGGGTACTTTTTGGGTTTCTCTGAAGTGCTTTTCGTTGGTCTTCTTCCGCCGCAGATGGGGAGCTATCGAGATGCTTTTGTTTTCTCCCTGCTCATACTTATTCTTCTTCTTAAACCTTCGGGGATTCTCGGCAGGAGGGAGGAAGCCATAAAGTGA